The genomic window CTATGGGGAAGCTGTTTGATGTGTGTTTATTGTGGGCTATAATTGCCAGTTTATTGGTAGTGATGCTCGAAAGTGTCGAAAGCATAAGGGTGGAATACGGCAGTGCTTTACGACTTACTGAGCTTTTCTTTACCCTTCTTTTTACAATTGAGTATGTCTTAAGAGTTATCTCGGTAGAGAAGCCGTTTAAGTATATGTTTAGTTTTATGGGGCTAGTCGATATTCTTTCAATTATGCCAACATATTTGAGCTTTTTTGTAAGTGGGCCACAGTTTTTGATAGTCATTCGCTCGGTGCGCCTTCTAAGAGTGTTTCGGATTTTTAAATTAGCTAGATACATTAGTGAAGCACATATCTTAATCCAAGCATTAAAAGCTAGTAAAGCGAAAATTACAGTCTTTTTAGGAGCAGTATTAACATTATCGGTTATTATGGGAACCATTATGTATATAATAGAAAGTTCGGAAAGTGGATTCACTAGCATTCCAAGAAGTATCTATTGGGCTATTGTAACGTTAACTACAGTCGGTTATGGAGATATTGCACCGGTAACAGTGCTAGGACAAGCTGTAGCTTCTTTTATTATGATTCTTGGGTATAGTGTAATTGCTGTACCCACAGGAATTGTATCAGCTGAATTAAGTAGGGATTTCCCTAAGCAGATTACATCTCAATCATGCATACATTGTTCAAAGGAAGGGCATGACGTAGATGCTGAATATTGTAAATATTGCGGCGAGACTTTAAATGAGCAGAATGAAAGATGAATTAAATTTCGCTTACTCTACAGATCCTAGTTTTAATCCTGGAGATGAAGAGAAGTCCGAAGCGTTGGAGAATAAAGATCAGAATCTGAAAGTCGCTTTAGATAGAAAGAATCGAAAGGGAAAAGTAGTAACCGTGATATCTGGCTTTATCGGAACTGTAGATGAGATGAAGCTCCTTGAAAAGAAATTTAAAAATAAATTTGGGGTAGGTGGTTCAGTTAAAAATGGTGAGATAATAATACAAGGTGACTACGCCAATAATATTATTGATATTCTGAAATCGGACGGTTTTAATGTTAAACGAATCTGAGGATAGTTTTTATTATTCTAAGTATTAGATGCTAAATAAACTTTTTAATGTTGTCATGTTGATATTGGTGTTGGCATTCAGTCCAATAGGTTCTATGGCGTTTAAATCGAATAAAAAAATAAAATTCAAAATGCTCAGTAGGCCTGAAAAGGCTTGGTCATTAGCTCACCCATTTATTGCAAAGAAAGCTGGGGTGCTTGCTCTAAAGGTTCAGCGAATTGCAAAAGGAGTAGAAGAAGAGGGGAGGCTAGGAAACGACTATATGGGAGGTAAAATGGATGCATTTAGGCATGCATACTGGATGGCTTCTTTAGCGCAAAATATCAGCGCTAA from Flavobacteriales bacterium includes these protein-coding regions:
- a CDS encoding ion transporter — its product is MSVDGKLNKSGLNSWQLKMHEIIYEADTPMGKLFDVCLLWAIIASLLVVMLESVESIRVEYGSALRLTELFFTLLFTIEYVLRVISVEKPFKYMFSFMGLVDILSIMPTYLSFFVSGPQFLIVIRSVRLLRVFRIFKLARYISEAHILIQALKASKAKITVFLGAVLTLSVIMGTIMYIIESSESGFTSIPRSIYWAIVTLTTVGYGDIAPVTVLGQAVASFIMILGYSVIAVPTGIVSAELSRDFPKQITSQSCIHCSKEGHDVDAEYCKYCGETLNEQNER
- a CDS encoding translation initiation factor, with translation MSRMKDELNFAYSTDPSFNPGDEEKSEALENKDQNLKVALDRKNRKGKVVTVISGFIGTVDEMKLLEKKFKNKFGVGGSVKNGEIIIQGDYANNIIDILKSDGFNVKRI